In one Gopherus evgoodei ecotype Sinaloan lineage chromosome 1, rGopEvg1_v1.p, whole genome shotgun sequence genomic region, the following are encoded:
- the LOC115637112 gene encoding C->U-editing enzyme APOBEC-1-like isoform X1 produces the protein MAAGWKGDHVSRGIRQGGKISQEAFMENYDPSVLPKETYLLYEIKWSSSKKTWQNCCHNSLTEHAEIYFLEDIFKKERSDPSAHCSITWYMSWSPCGDCCKAIRGFLKDQPNVNLVIYVARIYWHKEENNRQGLRSLVNIGVSIRVMDLPAYSYCWRTFVDDEDKDEDDYWPRHYSPWIILYSLELQSILQNIPSCLEISLGENHTPVFSLCVEDDQQKSALTSANP, from the exons atggctgctggctggaaaGGAG ATCATGTATCCAGAGGCATCAGGCAGGG GGGGAAGATATCCCAGGAGGCATTTATGGAGAATTATGACCCAAGTGTCCTTCCCAAGGAGACTTACCTGCTCTATGAAATAAAATGGAGCAGTAGCAAAAAAACGTGGCAGAACTGTTGCCATAACTCCCTCACAGAGCATGCTGAAATCTACTTCCTGGAAGatatctttaaaaaggaaagatcTGATCCTTCTGCCCACTGCTCCATCACCTGGTACATGTCCTGGAGTCCCTGTGGGGACTGCTGCAAGGCAATCAGGGGTTTCCTGAAGGACCAGCCTAATGTGAATCTAGTTATTTATGTAGCACGGATCTACTGGCACAAAGAGGAAAACAATCGTCAGGGTCTAAGGAGTCTGGTGAACATCGGAGTGTCCATCCGAGTCATGGACCTCCCAG CATATAGCTACTGTTGGAGAACATTTGTTGATGATGAGGACAAAGATGAAGATGATTATTGGCCCAGGCACTATTCTCCATGGATAATACTATATTCTCTTGAACTCCAGTCCATCCTTCAG AACATTCCATCTTGCTTAGAAATTTCATTGGGTGAGAACCATACTCCAGTTTTCAGCCTGTGTGTAGAAGATGATCAACAGAAAAGCGCACTCACATCAGCCAATCCCTGA
- the LOC115637112 gene encoding C->U-editing enzyme APOBEC-1-like isoform X2, giving the protein MENYDPSVLPKETYLLYEIKWSSSKKTWQNCCHNSLTEHAEIYFLEDIFKKERSDPSAHCSITWYMSWSPCGDCCKAIRGFLKDQPNVNLVIYVARIYWHKEENNRQGLRSLVNIGVSIRVMDLPAYSYCWRTFVDDEDKDEDDYWPRHYSPWIILYSLELQSILQNIPSCLEISLGENHTPVFSLCVEDDQQKSALTSANP; this is encoded by the exons ATGGAGAATTATGACCCAAGTGTCCTTCCCAAGGAGACTTACCTGCTCTATGAAATAAAATGGAGCAGTAGCAAAAAAACGTGGCAGAACTGTTGCCATAACTCCCTCACAGAGCATGCTGAAATCTACTTCCTGGAAGatatctttaaaaaggaaagatcTGATCCTTCTGCCCACTGCTCCATCACCTGGTACATGTCCTGGAGTCCCTGTGGGGACTGCTGCAAGGCAATCAGGGGTTTCCTGAAGGACCAGCCTAATGTGAATCTAGTTATTTATGTAGCACGGATCTACTGGCACAAAGAGGAAAACAATCGTCAGGGTCTAAGGAGTCTGGTGAACATCGGAGTGTCCATCCGAGTCATGGACCTCCCAG CATATAGCTACTGTTGGAGAACATTTGTTGATGATGAGGACAAAGATGAAGATGATTATTGGCCCAGGCACTATTCTCCATGGATAATACTATATTCTCTTGAACTCCAGTCCATCCTTCAG AACATTCCATCTTGCTTAGAAATTTCATTGGGTGAGAACCATACTCCAGTTTTCAGCCTGTGTGTAGAAGATGATCAACAGAAAAGCGCACTCACATCAGCCAATCCCTGA